A part of Aurantimicrobium sp. MWH-Uga1 genomic DNA contains:
- the rapZ gene encoding RNase adapter RapZ: MPELSRNKQEVLIVTGMSGAGRSTVANALEDLDWYVVDNLPPQMLRPLVELADKAGENLPKIAAVVDVRGRDFFENLQEIIQSMPAATVVRVLFLDATDASLVRRFESVRRPHPLQGDGTIIDGITAERSRMTALREFSDIVIDTSDLNIHQLSTLITEQFAQEETAGVRVNLMSFGFKYGTPSDADLIADGRFLPNPFWIPELRGNTGMDKDVSDYVLSQPGAREFVETYAAALAPVFAGYQRENKRHVTIAIGCTGGKHRSVALTEELAKHLEKLPGVVVRVKHRDFGRE, translated from the coding sequence ATGCCTGAACTATCCCGCAATAAGCAGGAAGTTCTCATCGTCACCGGAATGTCTGGCGCAGGTCGATCGACAGTGGCAAATGCCCTGGAAGATCTTGATTGGTACGTCGTCGATAACTTGCCCCCGCAGATGCTTCGCCCACTTGTTGAACTCGCAGACAAAGCAGGTGAAAACCTGCCCAAGATTGCTGCCGTGGTGGATGTACGCGGTCGTGATTTCTTTGAAAATCTTCAAGAAATCATTCAGTCGATGCCGGCAGCAACGGTTGTCCGAGTTTTGTTCTTGGACGCTACCGATGCGTCACTCGTTCGACGTTTTGAGTCTGTGCGAAGGCCCCACCCCCTCCAGGGTGATGGCACCATCATCGATGGCATCACAGCTGAGCGTTCCCGGATGACAGCATTGCGTGAGTTCAGTGACATCGTCATTGATACGAGCGATTTGAACATTCACCAGCTCTCCACACTCATCACGGAACAGTTTGCTCAAGAAGAAACTGCCGGTGTTCGAGTGAATCTGATGAGTTTCGGCTTCAAGTACGGAACTCCATCTGATGCTGATCTCATTGCGGATGGCAGATTCTTGCCCAACCCATTCTGGATTCCTGAATTACGCGGAAATACCGGCATGGATAAGGATGTCTCTGACTATGTCTTGAGTCAGCCTGGCGCACGCGAGTTTGTTGAAACCTATGCGGCTGCTTTAGCCCCAGTATTTGCGGGTTATCAGCGAGAGAACAAACGCCACGTAACAATCGCCATTGGCTGTACTGGTGGCAAGCACCGCTCGGTCGCGTTGACCGAAGAGCTCGCCAAGCATCTGGAAAAGCTTCCAGGGGTCGTTGTGCGAGTTAAACACCGAGACTTTGGCCGCGAATAG
- a CDS encoding RluA family pseudouridine synthase encodes METRSTPVPDGLDGVRVDAGLARLFGFSRTQAAEIAEAGGVEQNGVTLGKSDKLRAEATLTVSWEEKRGPEIVPMMVPDFSIVYDDDDIVVVDKPVGVAAHPAASWDGPTVLGALAASGFTISTSGAAERAGIVHRLDVGTSGLMVVAKSEKAYSALKHAFHDREVNKIYHAVVQGHPDPLAGTIDAPIGRHPRSDWKFAVTSDGKHAVTHYTTLEAFPFASLLEIKLETGRTHQIRVHMAAQRHPCVGDALYGADPTLSARLGLTRQWLHAHKLGFIHPSTGQYVEFVSPYPADLQHALDVLAAG; translated from the coding sequence GTGGAAACTAGATCCACACCAGTTCCCGACGGCCTCGACGGTGTACGGGTCGATGCAGGTCTGGCCAGACTCTTCGGATTTTCACGAACTCAGGCGGCAGAGATTGCAGAAGCAGGGGGCGTAGAGCAAAACGGTGTCACTCTGGGCAAATCGGACAAGCTTCGCGCAGAGGCCACTTTGACTGTCTCGTGGGAAGAAAAACGCGGACCTGAAATAGTTCCCATGATGGTTCCTGACTTCTCCATTGTCTATGACGATGACGACATCGTTGTCGTGGATAAGCCTGTCGGAGTCGCCGCACACCCGGCTGCAAGCTGGGATGGACCAACAGTCCTGGGTGCTCTTGCCGCCTCGGGTTTCACCATTTCCACCTCTGGGGCTGCTGAACGAGCAGGAATTGTCCATCGACTCGATGTTGGTACTTCAGGTTTGATGGTTGTTGCAAAAAGCGAGAAGGCCTACAGCGCGCTCAAACACGCCTTTCATGACCGCGAAGTCAACAAGATATATCACGCCGTCGTTCAGGGACATCCAGACCCCTTGGCGGGTACCATTGATGCGCCTATCGGGCGCCATCCCCGCTCGGACTGGAAGTTTGCCGTCACCAGTGATGGCAAACACGCAGTGACCCATTACACAACTTTGGAAGCATTTCCGTTTGCCTCCCTCCTGGAAATCAAACTTGAAACCGGCCGAACCCATCAAATTAGAGTTCATATGGCAGCACAGCGGCATCCGTGTGTGGGAGATGCGTTGTATGGGGCAGATCCCACTCTCAGCGCACGATTAGGGCTGACTAGGCAATGGTTGCATGCCCACAAACTTGGATTTATTCACCCCTCAACGGGGCAATATGTCGAGTTTGTTTCACCGTATCCCGCAGACCTTCAGCATGCGCTTGACGTGCTTGCAGCAGGCTAA
- the lspA gene encoding signal peptidase II, with translation MAVKRPVWAVLTLLGVCAVVVYLADQLSKFWVKNTLPEGVSNPVVGDFLQFYFVRNPGAAFSIASGSTWIFSILAAIVTIVIIVFARKNRSIAWAVVFGLLLGGTLGNLTDRLTQQNAEGVVEFGHGLVIDFIYTPWMMPAIYNIADIAIVSSMCLLVILTLSGIHIDGTRDPRKKNKNETPIGSNPTVTLQGGLTGLGGLGDGGAGGAGGN, from the coding sequence GTGGCGGTTAAGCGGCCCGTGTGGGCTGTTCTGACCCTACTGGGCGTCTGCGCCGTTGTTGTCTACCTTGCAGATCAACTGAGTAAGTTTTGGGTCAAAAACACCCTGCCTGAGGGTGTGAGCAATCCTGTTGTGGGAGATTTCCTACAGTTCTACTTCGTCAGAAACCCCGGGGCAGCTTTCTCGATTGCGTCGGGCAGTACGTGGATTTTTTCCATCCTTGCTGCCATTGTCACGATTGTCATTATTGTGTTCGCACGCAAAAATCGCTCAATAGCGTGGGCAGTCGTATTTGGTCTTTTATTGGGTGGCACTCTCGGAAACCTGACTGACCGGCTAACCCAACAAAATGCCGAGGGTGTGGTCGAATTCGGGCACGGGCTCGTTATTGACTTTATTTACACCCCCTGGATGATGCCTGCGATTTATAACATCGCAGACATTGCCATCGTTTCCAGCATGTGTTTGCTCGTCATTCTGACCCTGTCTGGAATTCACATCGATGGAACAAGAGATCCTCGCAAAAAGAACAAAAACGAGACACCCATAGGTTCAAACCCTACTGTCACATTGCAGGGGGGTCTAACTGGTCTGGGTGGCCTTGGCGACGGCGGAGCAGGTGGAGCTGGTGGAAACTAG
- a CDS encoding DivIVA domain-containing protein, with protein MALLPEDVVNKRFQQTKFREGYDQDEVDDFLDEIVVELRRLGAENEDLRSKLEAAEARLEGGESAAPAKPVATPAPVVVDDSSATASANDLLTLARRLHEEHVREGVEKRDALIAEGHETATRLVSEAEATVKSQLSALEADKSKLKGEIAELSSFEKEYREKLRSYISSQLVELDELNTAGTTPKN; from the coding sequence ATGGCATTACTGCCAGAAGACGTAGTAAACAAGCGCTTTCAACAGACCAAGTTCCGTGAAGGATATGACCAGGACGAGGTTGACGATTTTCTTGATGAAATCGTCGTTGAATTGCGCCGCTTAGGTGCTGAGAACGAAGATCTCCGTTCGAAGCTCGAGGCAGCAGAAGCTCGCCTTGAAGGTGGAGAATCCGCTGCACCAGCAAAGCCTGTTGCTACCCCTGCCCCTGTTGTTGTCGATGACTCCAGTGCAACAGCAAGTGCTAATGACCTCCTGACGCTTGCTCGTCGCTTGCACGAAGAGCACGTGCGTGAAGGTGTGGAGAAGCGTGACGCACTCATCGCTGAGGGTCATGAAACTGCTACCCGACTGGTTTCAGAGGCAGAAGCGACGGTCAAGTCGCAGCTTTCGGCTCTCGAGGCAGATAAATCCAAGCTCAAAGGTGAAATCGCAGAGCTGTCCAGCTTCGAAAAGGAATACCGCGAGAAGTTGCGCAGTTACATCTCCAGCCAGCTGGTGGAGCTTGACGAGCTCAATACAGCTGGAACCACTCCCAAGAACTAA
- a CDS encoding YggT family protein, translated as MSVIGLVGLVLYYALLVFVFAMWGRLILDFIRAFKPGWRPPSFVLVLSGVIYTLTDPPMNLVRRWVKPVSFGAVALDFGWTVVMLAAIVAMYIAEYLMIL; from the coding sequence ATGTCCGTTATTGGTCTCGTTGGTTTAGTCCTGTATTACGCCCTCTTGGTCTTTGTTTTTGCCATGTGGGGACGACTGATTCTCGACTTTATTCGAGCCTTCAAGCCAGGATGGCGACCTCCCTCTTTCGTGCTGGTTCTCAGCGGCGTGATTTACACACTCACTGATCCCCCCATGAATCTGGTTCGTCGATGGGTTAAACCAGTCAGCTTTGGAGCGGTTGCCCTAGATTTTGGATGGACAGTCGTCATGCTGGCGGCCATAGTTGCGATGTACATCGCCGAGTATCTGATGATTCTCTAG
- a CDS encoding cell division protein SepF has protein sequence MANPLKKTMVYLGLADEETTYDAPAYAAAPQVAPVSAGRAQVTPLRRNTAKNQAASDMNEIVTVHPKQYSDAKVIAENFREGVPVIMNLSQMTETDARRLIDFASGLSQGLYGKIERVTSKVFLLSPAHVAVSGDAAAETAEVDTTFFGE, from the coding sequence ATGGCCAATCCACTCAAGAAGACCATGGTCTATCTCGGTCTCGCTGATGAGGAGACGACCTACGATGCACCTGCCTACGCTGCAGCACCTCAGGTAGCCCCTGTCTCCGCTGGTCGTGCGCAGGTAACCCCCCTTCGCCGTAACACCGCAAAGAACCAGGCAGCTAGCGACATGAATGAAATTGTCACCGTACACCCCAAGCAGTACTCCGATGCCAAGGTCATCGCAGAAAACTTCCGCGAAGGTGTTCCCGTTATCATGAACCTCTCGCAGATGACCGAGACTGATGCTCGTCGCCTGATTGATTTTGCTTCAGGTCTTTCCCAGGGTCTCTACGGCAAGATTGAACGTGTTACCAGCAAGGTATTCCTGCTTTCACCCGCACACGTTGCCGTGTCTGGTGATGCAGCAGCAGAAACCGCTGAAGTAGACACCACTTTCTTCGGCGAATAA
- a CDS encoding YggS family pyridoxal phosphate-dependent enzyme, whose protein sequence is MDTTLGERVALVNEGIADAACAAGRNVDDITTIVVTKFHPAQLVRDLYDLGVRNVGENRHQEAEAKVAELAHLDLTWHFIGQLQSNKARAVRKYAEVLHSVDRPSLVNALANAVMTPEGLPENNAVEVLDCFVQLNLTQDPGRGGVQPADVVELAELVAAQPSLNLLGVMAVAPLDEEPRVAFARVKAASERVQTVIPQASFISAGMSHDYAAAIAEGATHLRIGSAITGNRPIAG, encoded by the coding sequence GTGGATACGACGCTTGGCGAACGTGTAGCGCTCGTCAATGAGGGCATTGCGGATGCTGCATGCGCAGCAGGGCGCAACGTAGATGACATCACCACGATTGTGGTGACGAAGTTCCATCCTGCGCAGTTAGTTCGCGATCTTTATGACCTTGGTGTGCGCAATGTCGGAGAAAATAGGCACCAAGAGGCTGAAGCTAAAGTTGCTGAGCTTGCACATCTGGATCTCACGTGGCACTTCATAGGCCAGTTGCAATCAAACAAAGCACGAGCTGTGCGCAAATACGCTGAAGTGCTCCATTCAGTTGATCGTCCAAGCTTGGTAAATGCTTTGGCGAATGCTGTAATGACCCCTGAGGGACTTCCAGAAAACAATGCCGTTGAGGTTTTGGACTGCTTTGTTCAGCTCAACCTCACCCAAGACCCTGGACGCGGGGGAGTTCAACCCGCAGATGTGGTTGAACTTGCTGAACTGGTTGCGGCTCAACCCAGCCTCAATCTTTTGGGAGTCATGGCAGTGGCTCCTCTGGATGAAGAACCTCGCGTTGCTTTTGCTCGAGTGAAAGCCGCCTCTGAACGCGTGCAAACGGTCATCCCGCAAGCGAGCTTCATCTCTGCGGGGATGTCTCATGACTATGCCGCGGCAATTGCCGAAGGTGCGACACACCTTCGCATTGGTTCGGCAATCACCGGGAACAGGCCCATTGCCGGTTAA
- the ftsZ gene encoding cell division protein FtsZ has protein sequence MSMNQNYLAVIKVVGVGGGGVNAVNRMIELGLKGVEFIAVNTDAQALLLSEADVKLDIGRELTRGLGAGADPEVGRKAAEDHAEEIEEALAGADMVFVTAGEGGGTGTGAAPVVAKIAKSIGALTIGVVTKPFGFEGKRRAAQADTGVAALRAEVDTLIVVPNDRLLEISDRSISVQEAFATADQVLLAGVQGITDLITTPGLINLDFADVKSVMQGAGSALMGIGSSRGADRAIKAAELAVASPLLEASIEGARGVLLSIQGGSNLGLFEINDAAALVGEAVHPEANIIFGAVIDDTLGDEVRVTVIAAGFDGGEPTHKPMPRRAFTSTDTGSVLPAGESIYAETPIVSSTTGVFADDELAAVMTTPATTSHVSVTPSYVDEDDDLDIPDFLK, from the coding sequence GTGTCAATGAATCAGAATTACCTCGCCGTCATCAAGGTGGTCGGCGTCGGTGGTGGCGGTGTCAACGCAGTAAACCGCATGATTGAGCTGGGCCTCAAGGGTGTTGAATTCATCGCAGTCAACACCGATGCTCAAGCACTTCTCCTCAGCGAAGCTGACGTCAAACTCGATATTGGTCGAGAACTGACCCGTGGCCTCGGCGCAGGTGCTGACCCCGAAGTTGGCCGCAAAGCCGCCGAAGATCACGCCGAAGAAATTGAGGAAGCACTGGCCGGTGCTGACATGGTTTTCGTCACCGCAGGTGAGGGTGGTGGAACTGGAACAGGTGCTGCTCCAGTTGTCGCCAAGATTGCCAAGTCCATTGGCGCCCTGACCATTGGTGTTGTGACCAAGCCATTCGGTTTCGAAGGTAAGCGTCGCGCGGCTCAGGCAGACACCGGTGTTGCTGCTCTGCGCGCCGAGGTTGACACTCTCATTGTTGTTCCCAACGATCGCCTCCTCGAAATCAGCGACCGCAGCATCTCGGTACAAGAAGCTTTCGCCACAGCAGACCAGGTTTTGCTTGCTGGTGTCCAAGGAATTACAGACCTCATCACCACCCCAGGTCTCATCAACCTCGACTTCGCAGACGTGAAGTCGGTAATGCAGGGCGCTGGATCTGCCCTGATGGGAATCGGCTCCTCGCGCGGTGCAGACCGCGCGATCAAGGCAGCCGAGCTGGCCGTAGCCTCACCCCTGCTTGAGGCCAGTATTGAAGGAGCGCGTGGTGTGCTTCTATCCATTCAGGGTGGATCCAACCTTGGTCTCTTCGAGATCAATGACGCTGCTGCACTGGTCGGCGAGGCCGTACACCCTGAGGCGAACATCATCTTTGGTGCTGTCATCGATGACACCCTTGGTGATGAAGTTCGCGTCACGGTTATCGCCGCTGGTTTTGATGGTGGTGAACCCACCCACAAGCCAATGCCACGTCGTGCGTTCACCTCCACCGACACTGGATCAGTCCTCCCTGCAGGTGAAAGCATCTACGCAGAGACCCCGATTGTTTCCTCAACAACCGGTGTTTTTGCGGATGACGAACTCGCCGCTGTTATGACGACCCCTGCAACAACCAGCCACGTGAGCGTCACACCTTCCTACGTTGACGAGGATGACGACCTCGACATCCCCGACTTCCTGAAGTAG
- a CDS encoding FtsQ-type POTRA domain-containing protein, whose product MKRPQGPPGTPQSRPQHSSQAAPQPAKPQPPTRAQKGTSARPSRAERKQNKADLKKQKESSAASQSRSSTRPPSPAATASTGSRVQGTLRPVGAPARSKSNSAQLDTSASRTTKAARKLTASQQEALEARRKLKEAVKARKAFERDEVRRFTAHLRRRRIVWASIAGSFVAILIFVAVGMFTPILALQNIVVEGATRVPADQIIASLQPELNKPLPLVDMGAVRKAVEAQPLVKSYSTVAVPPHTLVVKVVERAPVGYLPSPNGFIMVDPAGVVIEETPERVPGLPLFTVEGDSARSKGFAAAIDVINSLPAGLAGQLDEVIANTTDDVTLILTGGARVFWGGPENAAMKNRVLSQLLTLNPVGSVSEYDVSSPKTAVVR is encoded by the coding sequence ATGAAACGGCCACAAGGACCGCCAGGGACACCTCAGTCTCGGCCTCAGCACAGTTCACAAGCTGCACCACAGCCAGCGAAACCTCAACCGCCTACCCGTGCACAAAAAGGTACTTCGGCACGACCTTCTCGCGCTGAACGCAAGCAGAACAAGGCCGATCTCAAAAAACAAAAAGAGTCTTCAGCTGCCTCGCAATCGCGCAGCAGCACACGACCTCCTTCCCCAGCCGCTACAGCGTCAACCGGCAGTCGCGTTCAGGGCACTCTCAGGCCCGTTGGTGCACCTGCGCGGTCGAAATCCAACTCTGCACAATTAGATACCTCCGCCTCACGCACTACGAAAGCCGCACGCAAACTCACTGCCTCACAGCAAGAAGCGCTCGAGGCTAGGCGCAAGCTCAAAGAAGCTGTTAAGGCTCGCAAAGCGTTTGAACGTGACGAAGTTCGACGCTTCACTGCCCATTTACGTCGTCGACGGATTGTGTGGGCTTCCATCGCTGGTTCTTTCGTCGCCATCTTGATCTTTGTGGCCGTGGGAATGTTTACGCCCATACTGGCGCTCCAAAATATTGTGGTTGAGGGGGCAACCCGGGTTCCTGCAGATCAAATCATTGCCTCCCTCCAGCCTGAACTCAACAAGCCACTGCCTTTGGTAGATATGGGTGCCGTGCGCAAGGCGGTCGAAGCGCAACCCCTGGTCAAGAGCTACTCCACCGTCGCTGTGCCACCACACACCCTGGTGGTGAAAGTTGTTGAACGAGCCCCAGTTGGGTACCTGCCCTCGCCTAATGGTTTCATCATGGTCGACCCTGCGGGGGTGGTCATCGAGGAAACCCCTGAGCGCGTTCCTGGCTTGCCACTGTTCACGGTGGAAGGTGACTCCGCGCGATCCAAGGGTTTCGCCGCGGCTATCGATGTGATTAATTCTTTGCCAGCAGGATTAGCTGGCCAGCTTGACGAGGTCATTGCCAACACCACGGATGATGTCACACTCATTTTGACCGGGGGAGCCCGCGTCTTCTGGGGTGGTCCTGAAAACGCGGCAATGAAGAACCGAGTTCTCTCTCAGCTATTGACGCTGAACCCAGTTGGCTCTGTCAGTGAGTACGACGTTTCCTCACCCAAGACAGCGGTTGTGCGTTAA
- the murC gene encoding UDP-N-acetylmuramate--L-alanine ligase — MIKPDPKVVAPEDLGTVHMVGIGGSGMSGIARLFLANGITVTGTDVRDSSHIQTLRELGVEVHIGHNAANLGDAQTLVVTGALWQDNPEYVLAQERGLTILHRSQALEWLTRGSRLVSVAGAHGKTTSTGMIVTGLRELGADPSFVNGGVVQSYGLSSAFGEGELFVIEADESDGSFLLYDTAVALITNVDADHLDHYGSLEAFDQAFVDFASAAHELVVISSDDPGAVRVGSKISGPAVMTFGEAASADVRLAHIDTTTGGVTFTVEYLGTKYTTQLKVPGRHNALNAAGAFATLVGLGFDPASSLAGISEFGGTERRFELHGVRRGVSVYDDYAHHHTEVNAVLTAARTVVGEGRVIAVHQPHLYSRTQHFCGEFAQTLEADADLTVVLDVYGAREDPVPGVTGALVSEKFSDQSKVAFIADWQEAADHIARIARPGDYVITLGCGDVYRIIPQILASLEATS, encoded by the coding sequence GTGATTAAGCCAGACCCTAAAGTTGTCGCCCCAGAAGATTTGGGGACCGTGCACATGGTGGGCATCGGTGGCTCAGGGATGAGCGGCATAGCTCGGCTCTTTCTGGCAAACGGCATCACGGTAACTGGCACTGATGTGAGAGATTCTTCGCATATTCAGACACTTCGTGAACTGGGGGTTGAGGTTCACATTGGCCACAACGCTGCCAACCTCGGCGATGCACAAACTTTGGTTGTCACTGGCGCGTTGTGGCAAGACAACCCAGAGTATGTTCTGGCTCAAGAACGCGGCCTGACGATCTTGCATCGCTCACAGGCCTTGGAATGGCTCACTCGGGGATCCAGATTAGTTTCTGTTGCTGGTGCCCACGGAAAAACCACGTCAACTGGAATGATTGTGACCGGTTTGCGGGAGTTAGGCGCAGACCCCAGTTTCGTTAACGGCGGAGTAGTTCAGTCTTATGGATTGAGCTCTGCCTTTGGCGAGGGGGAGCTTTTCGTCATTGAGGCAGATGAGTCGGATGGCTCCTTCTTGCTCTATGACACTGCCGTGGCATTAATCACTAATGTTGATGCAGATCACCTGGATCATTACGGTTCTCTTGAAGCTTTTGATCAGGCATTTGTTGACTTTGCTTCTGCCGCGCATGAGCTGGTTGTCATCTCGAGCGATGATCCAGGAGCTGTTCGCGTGGGGAGCAAGATTTCAGGCCCTGCTGTTATGACTTTCGGAGAGGCCGCTTCGGCCGACGTCCGACTGGCACACATTGATACCACCACCGGTGGCGTGACATTCACTGTTGAGTACTTGGGAACCAAATACACCACTCAGCTCAAGGTTCCAGGCCGCCACAATGCCCTCAACGCGGCAGGTGCTTTTGCTACCCTCGTCGGTCTGGGTTTTGACCCTGCGTCTTCTCTAGCGGGAATCTCTGAATTTGGGGGCACCGAACGTCGTTTCGAGCTTCACGGGGTGCGCAGGGGAGTAAGTGTGTATGACGACTATGCTCACCACCACACTGAAGTGAATGCGGTTCTCACTGCAGCACGAACCGTTGTGGGTGAAGGTCGTGTAATTGCGGTGCATCAACCTCACCTCTACAGCCGCACTCAACATTTTTGTGGAGAGTTTGCTCAGACTCTCGAAGCAGATGCTGACCTCACGGTTGTTCTTGATGTCTACGGGGCACGTGAGGACCCTGTGCCGGGCGTAACGGGAGCCCTCGTTTCAGAAAAATTCTCGGACCAAAGCAAGGTTGCTTTTATCGCCGATTGGCAAGAAGCAGCTGATCACATTGCCCGCATCGCGCGACCTGGTGACTACGTCATCACGTTGGGGTGTGGCGATGTGTACCGCATCATTCCTCAGATTTTGGCTTCACTCGAAGCTACAAGCTAG
- a CDS encoding glycosyltransferase, whose translation MTTYLLAGGGTAGHVNPMLAIADALRTREPEATIICVGTAEGLEAQLVPSRGYELITIPRIPFPRARHFLSSSRIFLAGWPTAVATVVDVITQRKVDVVIGVGGYAAAPAYAAAKKTRIPYVIHEANAKPGLANRWGARSTRFVGVTFEGTPLPHAVTVGTPLRKEIETLDIPAQRSAALAYFGLEHHRPVLVVTSGSLGARSINTAIAASAQQLVDAGYQVLHILGQNKPEVLPQIPGYVVVNYCDRMDLALAAAQLVVSRAGSATVSELSALGIPAVYVPYPVGNGEQQFNAAGVVHAGGGILVKDDKFTPEWIRQNLVPLMRDEARLEQMAHAAARVGMRDGTARMINLIDAALSSA comes from the coding sequence ATGACCACCTATCTCTTAGCTGGTGGGGGGACTGCAGGGCATGTCAACCCCATGCTCGCTATCGCTGATGCGCTCAGAACGCGTGAGCCAGAGGCCACCATTATCTGTGTGGGAACAGCGGAGGGTCTAGAGGCACAACTCGTTCCGTCTCGAGGATATGAACTCATTACGATTCCCCGAATCCCTTTTCCGCGCGCTCGTCATTTCCTTTCGAGTTCTCGGATATTTCTTGCCGGCTGGCCCACAGCAGTAGCCACCGTTGTTGATGTGATTACCCAGCGCAAGGTTGATGTTGTTATTGGGGTGGGGGGCTATGCGGCCGCTCCTGCGTATGCTGCAGCGAAGAAGACTCGCATCCCCTACGTCATTCATGAAGCAAATGCCAAGCCGGGTTTGGCCAACCGCTGGGGAGCAAGATCCACACGGTTTGTAGGCGTGACCTTTGAGGGAACTCCACTGCCACATGCAGTGACGGTGGGTACCCCGCTGCGCAAGGAAATTGAGACGTTGGATATTCCAGCTCAGCGATCAGCAGCACTCGCTTATTTTGGCTTGGAGCATCATCGTCCAGTCTTGGTTGTCACCAGTGGTTCTCTGGGAGCGAGGTCTATCAACACTGCAATTGCCGCCTCCGCTCAACAGCTCGTCGACGCGGGCTATCAAGTTCTTCACATTCTTGGCCAAAACAAACCTGAGGTGCTGCCACAGATTCCTGGTTATGTCGTTGTGAACTACTGCGACCGAATGGACCTTGCCCTAGCTGCGGCGCAACTCGTAGTTTCCAGAGCCGGTTCTGCAACCGTCTCTGAGCTCTCTGCGTTGGGCATACCAGCGGTGTATGTGCCTTATCCCGTTGGTAATGGAGAGCAACAGTTCAACGCCGCAGGAGTCGTTCACGCTGGTGGGGGAATTCTCGTTAAGGATGACAAATTCACTCCGGAATGGATACGTCAGAACCTTGTGCCTCTGATGCGGGATGAAGCACGTTTAGAGCAGATGGCTCATGCTGCTGCCCGTGTGGGAATGCGAGACGGGACTGCGCGCATGATCAATCTCATCGATGCCGCCCTGTCATCGGCTTAG
- a CDS encoding FtsW/RodA/SpoVE family cell cycle protein, with product MANPPRTNPQGRRPASAPVRSRQSPPHSAPAAKGLLATRFNLGQQFRAESPNFYWLAGVTLLTVLIGLIMVLSASAVDSFLTQGGFFGSFFKQAGSAIIAIPLMLFVSRFPLEIYRRWALLVLIASGALQLLVFTPLGVESGGNRNWVDIGIQVQPSEFIKLTVAIWLGVNLPEIINRVGPYSFRIFLSIFPVYGVAFFVLLGGDLGTTIIIFAIIMGCIAFSGVADRVIILPTVAVTAVVAFYVVTSPNRMNRIMSFLSENCTDYTNACWQPLHGKWALANGGIFGVGLGQSKAKWSWLPAADNDYIFAIIGEELGLIGALLIIVLFVVMAVTFTRIIRSAKDPLVRITTGGIMIWIVGQAFVNIGVVVGLLPVLGVPLPLLSSGGSALVMTLLAIGVVLSFTREEKPIKKPLGRRR from the coding sequence ATGGCGAATCCGCCTCGCACTAACCCTCAGGGCCGAAGGCCTGCTTCTGCTCCTGTTCGATCCCGGCAGTCCCCTCCGCATTCTGCGCCTGCTGCCAAAGGCCTGTTGGCCACACGCTTCAACCTAGGTCAACAATTCAGGGCTGAGTCTCCGAACTTTTATTGGCTAGCTGGTGTGACACTGCTGACGGTTCTTATCGGTTTGATCATGGTGCTTTCGGCATCAGCGGTTGATTCGTTCCTGACTCAGGGCGGGTTTTTTGGCAGTTTCTTCAAGCAAGCTGGTTCCGCAATCATTGCTATTCCGTTGATGTTGTTTGTGAGTAGGTTCCCTCTTGAGATCTATCGCAGATGGGCATTGTTAGTGCTCATTGCTTCTGGTGCTCTTCAGCTGCTGGTATTCACGCCACTGGGTGTTGAATCTGGTGGTAACCGTAACTGGGTTGATATCGGTATTCAGGTACAGCCCTCAGAATTTATCAAACTTACCGTTGCGATATGGCTGGGCGTCAATCTTCCAGAAATTATCAATCGCGTGGGACCATACAGCTTCCGCATTTTCCTCTCGATTTTCCCGGTATATGGCGTTGCATTCTTTGTTTTGCTCGGCGGAGACTTGGGAACGACGATCATCATCTTTGCCATCATCATGGGGTGTATAGCCTTCTCTGGGGTCGCAGATCGGGTCATTATCCTCCCGACAGTTGCTGTGACTGCTGTAGTGGCGTTTTACGTTGTCACAAGCCCTAACCGTATGAACCGAATAATGTCCTTCCTCAGTGAGAACTGCACCGACTACACCAATGCCTGCTGGCAGCCCCTGCACGGTAAATGGGCTCTAGCTAACGGAGGAATTTTTGGCGTGGGCCTTGGCCAATCCAAAGCAAAATGGTCCTGGCTACCAGCAGCAGATAATGACTACATCTTTGCCATCATTGGTGAAGAGCTGGGGCTAATCGGTGCTTTGCTGATCATCGTGTTGTTTGTTGTGATGGCAGTGACATTCACACGCATTATTCGAAGTGCGAAAGACCCACTTGTTCGAATCACTACCGGCGGAATCATGATCTGGATTGTTGGCCAGGCATTCGTCAACATTGGTGTTGTTGTGGGACTGCTTCCGGTTCTCGGGGTGCCTCTTCCTTTGCTCAGTTCGGGTGGTTCGGCTTTGGTCATGACCTTGCTAGCCATCGGTGTTGTCTTATCGTTTACCAGAGAAGAAAAGCCGATTAAGAAACCTTTAGGGCGCCGCAGATGA